The proteins below are encoded in one region of Sander vitreus isolate 19-12246 chromosome 24, sanVit1, whole genome shotgun sequence:
- the LOC144512637 gene encoding protein Shroom2-like: MDAVDYRDNLRLSAGRMKWWREEDMWRGTEQHREEAEDHELVELLLRGKAPWGFTLRGGTEHREPLLITKVEEGSVAAAYSLQAGDEMMSVNAVPLSGSRQEAICLVKSSHKTLSLVVRRKNDPGGRPQSWHSSKLTDEESEPARREATSAPVWQPKHEAKPKESSNQGNQNTQRQLASQFNSAKNMERLERPSHPYPPGRFSPTKYINSAEPLCGPAGKRHSGFSCFSSTSSPPVPDPSTSDRKGTSTENIFFKGPQSAGPQQAERPRYLQPTLGSGGWEGSRSEDQPASRVSVSGRPSIGPVWQVPEKKKSQSPPPPPPPPLRSDSFAATKVFPYSEGPSGPAVNHSRSIAKPTENNDQNGLRSHQEKTSTVRHNFIPLPTQDFLHPNMAADHNHNQLHPNKLFSLSSNDVRQPHHTQLPAHQRQYSDESPLYLQTRSAPPTKIQSVGSYYRSLQDLPTNAFSRKHVRHSTASMASSAANPNLENGWYNRYYGLASKHSVQTAALQARQGKAEGRRGEIEKPHWVNSNEPSFPSTLKTNIKAKYSLPQSQLSYSENKERHSHLGKGLHYEPQTSELCVRSHSPEVAAKRGEGHANDIKRHFPTHQSNDHKVSLSRHQDPWVPQEDQRISPVKTPLLHSLAQESRSLAVRQPAATTVGVMSTQDASDAMAASTGKSSRRSNRYATFLRNEIQQKRAQLQKSRSAATLTCDAEDEEAEEWRSRKTCSGVSFSNTYTDHLKEAQARVLQATSFQRRDLEPIGPEVAVVKASTGRVRGRKRFPLAKRMHSFSEPDKIDKVGVEGEPQTGSFGERRKFFEAKPAFPRPVLKSSQSTNLNSDLGEIGKPKERTPSGEPKEAHSATDPKPLSPGHKQVLLEQQRLGTFAEYQATWNKQKKSSEAKTQGRFHSAENILDADAKEKAVCIHERSRSSPSADFCTQNIPSLWRDPHSQQSSYRGKTESRLRYQPNHNPQAAPSVLRNHGLVPGLTDHRTKPDAANPSHTTHSSGPRSLSPNPGSQHPSQLPQTKGLLPPPRPHLGPETTSSSQEFLAGTQAGPAALQPLSSCSSDTQHHATAQNSSAGPAPASSPHLGRTSRADVSREGGDSEVEKEQPQPPSSSSLFSSWTAALFLPATDRARPPSPQFAPLRLTDKPPAAFVQDDATLRSEHDLTLPAEMDVNSPVRKVPVRIVHTESSSEREGRAYLTRCAFEPPAHIPTTEGPASSLFSAYTRQAPQDPSQALVPDLVPESSSEEDAKREELARDIMGKDKSLVDILDQSGRMTTMDLMEGLFPTEEQILEGTHQRRRASSGSRLPTSSPRSMERREEEDLSASAASSLVPSSSYYNTSAPKAELLIKMKDMQEQLEEPDSEDELDVDLASKKQELISSLARKLEVLREARQSLQDDVEDNEALGRDVEATVQRLCQANQLDKFCMFVGDLDKVVSLLLSLSGRLARVENALNTLEDEASPEEKRTLTEKRKLLMQQHEDAKELKENLDRRELLVSGIMEAHLDAESLDDYRHFVKMKSALIIEQRKLEDKIKLGEEQLKCLVDSLPLEQRPLL; the protein is encoded by the exons ATGGACGCCGTGGACTACAGGGACAACCTGAGACTCTCAGCAGGAAGGATGAAGTGGTGGAGGGAGGAGGACATGTGGAGAGGGACAGAGCAGCACAGGGAAGAGGCAGAGGATCACGAGctggtggagctgctgctccGAGGCAAAGCACCCTGGGGCTTCACCTTGAGGGGAGGCACAGAGCACAGAGAGCCTTTGCTCATCACTAAG GTGGAGGAGGGCAGTGTGGCGGCAGCATACAGTCTCCAGGCCGGTGATGAAATGATGAGCGTGAATGCCGTTCCCCTCAGCGGCTCCCGTCAGGAGGCCATCTGTCTGGTGAAGAGCTCTCATAAGACCCTGAGCTTGGTGGTCCGAAG GAAGAATGATCCGGGGGGTCGCCCCCAATCCTGGCACTCCTCCAAGTTGACAGACGAGGAGTCAGAGCCCGCCAGGCGAGAGGCCACCTCAGCGCCAGTCTGGCAGCCAAAACATgaggcaaa GCCCAAAGAGTCATCCAATCAAGGGAACCAGAACACCCAGCGCCAGCTAGCCAGCCAGTTCAACTCAGCGAAAAACATGGAGAGACTGGAGCGTCCCTCTCATCCATACCCACCAGGTCGTTTTTCCCCAACTAAATACATCAACAGTGCTGAGCCGCTCTGTGGACCAGCAGGCAAAAGACACTCCGGGTTCAGCTGTTTCTCAAGCACCTCCAGCCCTCCTGTTCCTGACCCCAGCACATCTGATAGGAAGGGGACCAGCACTGAAAATATTTTCTTCAAGGGCCCTCAGAGTGCAGGGCCTCAGCAGGCGGAGCGGCCCAGGTACCTGCAGCCGACGCTGGGGAGCGGAGGCTGGGAGGGATCACGGAGTGAGGATCAGCCTGCATCTCGGGTCTCCGTCTCAGGGAGACCCAGCATCGGCCCAGTGTGGCAAGTACCAGAGAAAAAGAAGTCccagtctcctcctcctcccccacctcctcccctgCGCAGTGACAGTTTTGCTGCAACAAAGGTGTTCCCTTACTCTGAAGGGCCTAGTGGTCCAGCAGTGAACCACAGCAGGTCAATCGCAAAACCGACAGAAAATAACGACCAAAACGGCCTCAGATCTCATCAGGAGAAAACTTCAACGGTCAGACATAACTTCATCCCCCTGCCCACCCAAGACTTCCTCCATCCCAACATGGCAGCTGACCACAACCACAACCAGTTGCATCCTAACAAACTCTTCTCGCTTTCCAGCAATGATGTCAGACAGCCTCATCACACCCAGCTACCTGCCCACCAGAGGCAATACAGTGACGAAAGCCCCCTATACCTACAGACCAGGTCAGCTCCTCCCACCAAGATTCAGAGTGTAGGAAGCTACTATCGCAGCCTCCAGGATCTGCCCACAAACGCCTTCAGCCGCAAACATGTCCGGCACTCCACAGCATCCATGGCAAGTTCTGCTGCAAACCCCAACCTGGAGAATGGGTGGTACAACAGATACTACGGCCTGGCAAGCAAGCATTCAGTTCAGACTGCTGCGCTCCAGGCCAGGCAGGGAAAAGCAGAGGGCCGAAGGGGGGAAATAGAGAAACCCCACTGGGTAAACAGCAATGAACCAAGCTTCCCAAGTACATTGAAGACAAACATTAAGGCAAAATACTCTCTACCTCAGTCCCAGCTGTCTTATAGTGAAAACAAGGAGCGCCATTCCCATCTGGGGAAAGGTCTACATTATGAACCACAAACCTCTGAACTTTGTGTTCGAAGCCACAGCCCAGAGGTTGCTGCAAAGAGAGGTGAAGGCCATGCTAATGACATTAAAAGACACTtcccaacacaccaaagtaatGATCATAAGGTGAGTCTTTCAAGGCACCAAGACCCATGGGTGCCTCAAGAAGATCAGCGAATATCCCCTGTGAAAACCCCACTTCTCCACTCCCTGGCGCAGGAGAGTAGGAGTCTGGCTGTGAGGCAACCAGCAGCTACAACCGTGGGTGTCATGTCCACCCAGGATGCTAGTGATGCCATGGCCGCAAGCACTGGAAAATCGAGTCGCCGCAGCAACCGCTACGCCACCTTCCTCCGCAATGAGATCCAGCAGAAGCGAGCCCAGCTGCAAAAGAGCCGTAGCGCTGCAACACTGACGTGCGATGCAGAGGATGAGGAGGCAGAGGAGTGGAGATCCAGAAAGACTTGTTCTGGTGTCTCCTTCTCCAACACCTACACAGACCACCTGAAAGAGGCGCAGGCCAGGGTCCTCCAGGCCACCTCCTTCCAGAGACGAGACCTTGAGCCTATTGGACCAGAAGTGGCAGTAGTTAAAGCCTCCACTGGACGCGTTAGAGGACGTAAGCGCTTCCCCCTGGCCAAGAGGATGCACTCCTTCTCAGAGCCTGACAAGATAGACAAAGTGGGAGTGGAGGGAGAACCACAAACAGGGTCATTTGGAGAGAGAAGGAAGTTCTTTGAGGCCAAACCGGCATTTCCCAGGCCTGTGCTGAAGTCCAGTCAGAGTACAAACTTGAACTCTGATCTTGGTGAGATAGGAAAACCCAAAGAGAGAACTCCCTCTGGAGAGCCCAAGGAGGCTCACTCAGCCACAGACCCCAAACCCCTCAGCCCTGGACATAAGCAGGTCTTACTAGAGCAGCAGAGGCTGGGGACCTTTGCTGAGTACCAGGCCACGTGGAACAAACAGAAGAAGTCATCAGAGGCCAAGACGCAAGGGAGGTTTCACTCAGCGGAGAACATCTTGGATGCAGATGCCAAGGAGAAGGCTGTGTGCATCCACGAGAGATCCCGATCTTCTCCCTCTGCAGACTTCTGTACACAG AATATTCCTTCACTATGGAGAGACCCCCACAGCCAGCAGAGCAGTTACAG AGGAAAAACAGAGAGCAGGCTGCGATACCAACCCAACCACAACCCACAGGCGGCCCCGTCAGTCCTGAGAAACCATGGCCTGGTCCCAGGCCTCACTGACCACAGGACCAAACCAGATGCTGCCAATCCCTCCCACACCACACACTCCTCAGGTCCTCGCAGCCTCAGCCCCAACCCAGGCTCCCAGCACCCATCCCAGCTTCCACAAACCAAGGGCCTCCTGCCTCCGCCCAGGCCTCATTTAGGTCCAGAAACCACATCCTCCTCCCAGGAATTCCTCGCTGGCACCCAGGCAGGCCCGGCAGCGCTCCAGCCTCTGTCCAGCTGCAGCTCTGACACCCAGCACCATGCTACTGCCCAGAACTCCTCTGCTGGCCCCGCCCCGGCCAGCTCCCCGCACCTCGGCAGGACGTCCAGAGCAGACGTGAGCAGAGAAGGTGGAGACAGCGAGGTGGAGAAGGAGCAACCACAGCCACCTTCCTCATCATCCCTGTTCTCCTCCTGGACTGCCGCTCTGTTTCTTCCCGCGACAGACCGAGCGCGGCCTCCATCGCCACAGTTTGCACCTCTCAGACTGACCGACAAACCGCCGGCGGCGTTTGTGCAGGATGACGCAACACTCAG GTCAGAACATGATTTGACCCTCCCAGCTGAGATGGATGTGAACAGTCCGGTGAGGAAAGTCCCCGTGAGGATCGTCCACACTGAGAGCAGCTCGGAGCGAGAGGGCAGGGCCTACCTCACCCGCTGCGCCTTCGAGCCGCCGGCACACATCCCCACCACGGAGGGCCCGGCCTCGTCCCTGTTCAGCGCCTACACCCGCCAGGCCCCTCAGGACCCGAGTCAGGCTTTGGTCCCAGATTTGGTCCCTGAGTCCAGCTCAGAGGAGGACGCCAAAAGAGAGGAACTGGCAAGGGACATCATGGGTAAAGACAAGTCCTTGGTGGACATCTTGGACCAGAGCGGCAGGATGACCACCATGGACCTGATGGAAGGACTCTTCCCCACGGAGGAGCAGATCCTGGAGGGGACCCATCAGCGCCGGAGGGCCTCCTCTGGCTCCAGACTGCCCACCTCATCCCCCAGGAGCATGGAGAG gagggaggaggaggacttgTCTGCGTCAGCAGCATCCTCTCTGGTCCCCAGCTCCTCGTACTACAACACTTCGGCTCCCAAAGCCGAGCTCCTCATCAAGATGAAGGACATGCAGGAGCAGCTGGAGGAGCCGGACTCTGAGGACGAGCTGGACGTTGACCTCGCCAGTAAAAAG CAAGAGCTGATCTCCAGCCTGGCGAGGAAGctggaggtgctgcgggaggcACGGCAAAGCCTGCAGGACGACGTGGAGGACAACGAGGCTCTGGGCCGGGACGTGGAGGCCACCGTGCAGCGCCTCTGTCAAGCCAACCAGCTGGACAAGTTCTGCATGTTCGTGGGCGACCTGGACAAGGTGGTGAGCCTGCTGCTGTCGCTGTCAGGGCGGCTTGCCCGGGTGGAGAACGCTCTGAACACCCTGGAGGACGAGGCCTCGCCAGAGGAGAAG CGAACCCTGACAGAGAAGCGTAAGCTGCTGATGCAGCAGCACGAGGATGCCAAGGAGCTGAAGGAGAACCTGGACCGGCGGGAGCTGCTGGTTTCTGGCATCATGGAGGCCCATCTGGATGCCGAAAGCCTGGACGACTACCGGCACTTTGTGAAGATGAAGTCAGCCCTCATCATCGAGCAGCGTAAACTAGAGGACAAAATCAAGCTGGGCGAGGAGCAGCTCAAGTGCCTGGTGGACAGTCTGCCGCTGGAGCAGAGGCCGCTGCTCTGA
- the sumo1 gene encoding small ubiquitin-related modifier 1: MSDTETKPSSQDGGDKKDGEYIKLKVIGQDSSEIHFKVKMTTHLKKLKESYSQRQGVPASTLRFLFEGQRIADNQTPKELGMEDEDVIEVYQEQTGGLWND; the protein is encoded by the exons ATGTCAGATACG GAGACAAAACCATCCAGCCAAGACGGTGGCGATAAGAAGGATGGAGagtacattaaattaaaagtgATTGGTCAG GACAGCAGCGAAATTCACTTTAAGGTTAAAATGACGACACATCTGAAGAAGCTGAAGGAGTCCTACAGTCAGAGACAG GGTGTTCCAGCAAGCACGCTAAGGTTTCTGTTTGAAGGACAGAGAATCGCAGACAACCAAACTCCGAAAGAG CTGGGGATGGAGGACGAGGACGTCATCGAGGTTTATCAAGAACAGACTGGCGGACTTTGGAATGATTAA
- the LOC144512938 gene encoding claudin-34-like, whose protein sequence is MNYLAHTAHAQLGALWLGCVGWTLTAMALGLIQWRVWQVSDREVISSGVAWVGIWRACFNSHTLVTPSFRVMHCRYISLAEAFTPPEIVAAQVLMLLSLLVGLCGNAGSVYALRNIYFGTERNSPIRLPFFTTGVLCLLAAVMSLIPLLWNLTSVVTNQMIKFPPEFNMPQAPDSQHVGCGIKVGIVGTALMIVSGIIFCTYRLPVRSQHLGESLTAPSVTDSRGAAVKDNPAFESHEHSRELTEENNTNDNFQVSFAN, encoded by the coding sequence ATGAACTACCTGGCCCACACCGCCCATGCCCAGCTCGGTGCCCTCTGGCTGGGCTGCGTTGGCTGGACGCTCACCGCCATGGCCCTCGGACTCATCCAGTGGAGGGTTTGGCAAGTGTCTGACAGGGAGGTCATCAGCTCCGGAGTGGCCTGGGTGGGCATCTGGCGGGCCTGCTTCAACAGCCACACCCTGGTGACCCCTAGCTTCAGGGTCATGCACTGCAGGTACATCAGCCTAGCCGAGGCCTTCACGCCTCCGGAGATCGTGGCAGCTCAGGTTCTCATGCTCCTGTCTCTGCTCGTGGGGCTGTGTGGCAACGCTGGCAGTGTTTATGCCTTGAGGAACATCTACTTTGGGACGGAGAGGAACTCCCCAATCCGCTTGCCGTTCTTCACCACCGGCGTGCTGTGCCTGTTGGCCGCCGTGATGTCACTCAtacctctcctgtggaacctgACCTCCGTGGTGACAAATCAGATGATAAAGTTCCCCCCTGAGTTTAACATGCCCCAGGCTCCTGATTCTCAACATGTGGGGTGCGGCATCAAGGTCGGGATAGTGGGGACAGCCCTCATGATTGTCTCTGGGATTATTTTCTGTACGTACAGGTTACCCGTGAGGTCACAGCACCTGGGCGAGTCATTAACTGCTCCATCAGTGACTGACAGCAGGGGGGCTGCGGTGAAAGATAACCCAGCGTTTGAGTCTCACGAACACTCTCGTGAACTCACAGAGGAAAATAATACGAATGACAACTTTCAAGTTTCATTTGCAAATTGa